The genomic segment GCGTGAGCTTCCAGGTTGGTTTACAGCAAGACAACTGGATGGGAACGGGTAAGAGCGTTGGTATCAACGGTACTAAAAACGATTACCGTACCTATGTTGAGCTGTCAGTCACCGAACCTTACTTTACCGTAGATGGTGTAAGCTTAGGCGGACGGATTTTCTACGATAAATTTAACGCGGATGATGCTGACCTGTCTGATTATAGCAAGAGCAGCTATGGTCTTGGCACTACGCTAGGCTTCCCAATTAATGAGAATAACTCATTACGCTTCGGTCTGGATTATGTACATAACGATCTGACGGATATGCAACCGCAGATTGGTATGTGGCGTTATCTGGAGTCAGTTGGTGAAACACCAAGCCTGAACAGCGATGCTGATTACAAAGCGAATGATTTCTTCTTTACTGCAGGTTGGAGCTATAACAGCCTGAACCGTGGTTATTTCCCAACGTCCGGTAGTCGTGCTGGCGTGAATGGTAAAGTGACTATTCCGGGTTCAGACAACGAGTACTATAAAGTCACCTTTGACAGTGCTACTTACTATCCGATTGATAGTAATGATAAATGGGTTCTGTTGGGACGTTTACGTGCTGGTTACGGCGATGGTCTGGGTGGTAAAGAAATGCCATTCTACGACAACTTCTATGCAGGTGGTTCAAGTACTGTTCGTGGTTTTCGTTCTAATAACATCGGTCCTAAAGCGGTTTATATTCGCGGCTGTTCAACACCAAATACCAGTGCAAACTGCTATTTAGAACGTGACAGCGATGCAGTTGGTGGTAACGCAATGGGCGTTGCCAGCGCAGAGTTTATTTTCCCAACGCCGTTTGTTGACGATAAATATGCTAACTCTCTGCGGACCTCAGTGTTCTTTGATGCCGGTACAGTTTGGGATACCAACTGGAAAAATACCGATGCAACAAGAGCTGCGGGCATTCCGGACTACAGCGAAGCAGGCAATATCCGTACTTCTGCAGGTGTGGCGTTACAGTGGATGTCTCCACTGGGCCCATTAGTGTTCTCCTATGCTAACCCACTGGAGAAGTATGAGGGAGATAGGTCAGAACAGTTCCAGTTCAACATTGGTACCACCTGGTAATCGTTCTGAGTTAGGTAGTAACAAACAGCGAGTTCAACTCGATAGCAATTATAGTAAGGAGTTCAAATTGAAAAAGTGGTTATGTGCTGCAGGTTTAGGTTTAGCTATGGTTGCTTCAGCGGGCGTTCAGGCGGCCGATAAAGTTGCTGTTGTTGATGTGATGAGCATTTTACAAAAGATGCCAGAGCGTGAAGCAGTAGCTAAAAAGCTGGAAAGCGAGTTCAAATCTCGTGCTACGGCTCTGCAATCTGAAGAGAAAGCTGCTCAGGATAAAGTGAAAAAACTGCAAACTAGCGGTGGTTCAATGAAAGCAGCCGATCGTACTAAGCTGGAAAATGATATTAAGGCATTCCAGCAAAAAGCTGCAGCCTTTACTCAGGACAGCCGTCGTCGTGAAGCTGAAGAAATGAACAAGTTAGTTGCTAAAGTTCAGGACGCAGTGAAAACTGTTGCTGAAAAAGATGGTTATTCAGTTGTTGTTAAAGCAGATGCTGCATTCTATGTAAACTCTGATAGCGACATCACTGAAAAAGTTTTAGCGCAGGTAAAATAAGTTATGCACTCCATTCGTTTAGCTGATTTAGCAGAACATTTGGGGGCAGAAATACACGGTGATGGCGATATCGTCATCACCGGTGTTGCATCAATGACATCTGCCAAAAAAGGACAGATCACTTTTCTGTCTAATAGCCGTTATCAGGAACAGCTTTTGACCTGTGAGGCCAGTGCCGTGGTGCTGAGCGAAGAAAATCTTCCTTTCTGTTCACATTTGACTGCGTTAGTTGTGAAGAATCCTTACCTCAGCTACGCACGTATGGCTCAGTTACTGGATACCACACCTTCTCCTGCCCAGGATATTGCGCCAACCGCAGTGATTGCTGAAAGTGCCACATTGGGGCAGAATGTTTCCATTGGTGCGAATGCTGTTATTGAAAGCGGTGTCGTGCTGGGTGATAACGTCGTGATTGGTGCCGGGTGTTTTGTCGGTAAAAACGCACGTATAGGCGCAGGTACTCGCTTGTGGGCTAATGTCACTATTTATCATGAAGTGGTGATTGGTTCAGGTGGTTTAGTTCAATCCGGTACCGTTATTGGCGCAGATGGTTTTGGCTATGCTAATGAGCGTGGAAACTGGATTAAGATCCCTCAGTTAGGAACGGTCAGAATTGGTGATAACGTTGAAATCGGTGCCTGCACAACTATCGATCGTGGTGCGCTGGATGATACGATTATTGGCAATGGTGTGATCATTGATAACCAATGTCAGATTGCGCATAACGTGATAATTGGCGACAATACTGCAGTTGCCGGTGGCGTGATTATGGCGGGCAGTCTGACGATTGGCAAATACTGCCAGATTGGTGGTGCCAGCGTTATTAATGGTCATATGGAAATCTGTGATAAAGCCGTTGTTACCGGAATGGGAATGGTGATGCGCCCCATCACTGAACCGGGAATTTATTCTTCTGGTATTCCACTTCAGAGTAATAAAGAGTGGCGTAAGACAGCAGCTCTG from the Limnobaculum zhutongyuii genome contains:
- the lpxD gene encoding UDP-3-O-(3-hydroxymyristoyl)glucosamine N-acyltransferase is translated as MHSIRLADLAEHLGAEIHGDGDIVITGVASMTSAKKGQITFLSNSRYQEQLLTCEASAVVLSEENLPFCSHLTALVVKNPYLSYARMAQLLDTTPSPAQDIAPTAVIAESATLGQNVSIGANAVIESGVVLGDNVVIGAGCFVGKNARIGAGTRLWANVTIYHEVVIGSGGLVQSGTVIGADGFGYANERGNWIKIPQLGTVRIGDNVEIGACTTIDRGALDDTIIGNGVIIDNQCQIAHNVIIGDNTAVAGGVIMAGSLTIGKYCQIGGASVINGHMEICDKAVVTGMGMVMRPITEPGIYSSGIPLQSNKEWRKTAALVLNINEMSKRLKAVERKVDGK
- a CDS encoding OmpH family outer membrane protein codes for the protein MKKWLCAAGLGLAMVASAGVQAADKVAVVDVMSILQKMPEREAVAKKLESEFKSRATALQSEEKAAQDKVKKLQTSGGSMKAADRTKLENDIKAFQQKAAAFTQDSRRREAEEMNKLVAKVQDAVKTVAEKDGYSVVVKADAAFYVNSDSDITEKVLAQVK